CACCAACCGCCGTTTTTGGTCTGTTTTCCAGAAATCAGCCTGAAAACGGATGGTTCTGCCTAGTTTATAAACCACCAGGGTGATGGTAAGCAAGACTAGTTCATTCAACAGCAGATCACCTAGCGAGGGGGACCACCAACCGGCTGCATACACTCTGGGGCTGAACAATGTAATTTCATGCACGTTGTTGGGGAATCCCATCAAGAGCATGAGACCCCGGGGAACCAGCAGGCCCAGAATCACCAGCCAAAGCGCCCATATCTGACTTGATCCAGTTATGGAAGTATACCTTGTCCAGGCGGCTCGCAGAAAGCACAACCAAAAGAAGATGGCCAGCACATACAATGCCAGCGTCAAAGGACCGGCATGCAGCCAGTCTGAACTTTCCAATACGCTTACGGAGAAAAGAAAAGACCCATCTCGGTCCAGCACTGGGTAGGCACCGGCACTTCTCTCGGCCTGGATTAGAACCTCATGGTTGTCAAAGTAGGCTGGATTGAGGCCGTTTTTCAGGTAGGCATTGTTGATGCCGTACCGGGTCTCCAAGGGAAACACCGCAAAAAGCGTATACTGTACGCCTGCCTGCTCCCGCACCACAAGATAGCGGCCAAACCTGTTCTCCACCAACTGAACTGGCTGCCTCACTGCGCTTGGGCTAATTTCGGGCTGCAGGGTATGGTCTGACCAGAACACAAGGGAGTTGCGCTGGAAGACAAACACCGGAATAGTGGTTTTGGGCAGAATCCGGGAAAATGTGCTAGAATCGGGGGGCAGGTCTGAGACGATATTACGGAGCTGAGCGCGTCCTTTGGCAATGGAGGCCTGTACGTTGGTGGTAATCTCCTGAGCAATTTCTTTGCCAGGCGCCTCCACCAATTGCCGGTGTACACTTTCCTGTAGAAAAGCCCCCGCCCCTACCAGCAGCAGGGCCAGGAAAAGAAATATGAAAGGACTTAACCGAAGGGATTTCAAATTGCCAGTTTTTCCGAATTTAGGAATAATACGGGCAAAACGCACAGAAATATACGCTGCCTCAGGGTTTGCGGTACTTTACATCAAAGGAAACGCTTCCAAAAAAGTAAAGCATCATGACCCGGCCGTACCTGAAAAGAATGGGGGTAAAAACGGTGATGATGGTGGCCACCGCGGTTAAATAAACCCACGTGGGCGGGTCATTGAATACATGGTACAACAACAGACCCACCGTCACCACAATGCCAACGGATAGTCCGTAGCTCATATACATGGCGCCCCAGTAAAATCCCAGTTCCCTTTCATAACGGAGACCACAAACCGGGCAATGTTCTGGCATCTGGTCAAATTTACTCAGGTTGGCGGCAGAATGGGTAAAGAGAGGCCCTTGATGGCATTGCGGGCACTTCATGGCAAGGGCTGCCTGCAGGTGCTCTAGCGCCATTATTTCTTACGACTGTACTTATACCAGAAGAAGCCTATGCCGCCTGCCAAAATATAAGGCACCGCCATTAGGTACAGAATGCCCTTGTTCAAACCATTGGCAATGGTGTCCTGGTCTTCGCCGCTTCCAGATTCTACAGAAGCCCGGCACATGGCACATTGGGCAGAAGCCGGTTCACTGCTCAAGAGCAACAGTAAGACAAGCCCTACGCCTAGCCCCCAAATTAAAAATCGTCTGTTCATGGCACTAGAATAAACTTATAACCTACTGAGGGTAGTAAGGCGAAATCAGGATATACACCAACACCCCCGTGATAGAAACATACAACCATAGCGGAAAGGTCCACCTAGATACTTTCTTGTGCTTTTGGTACTGCTTAGATAACGCAAAATACACTGATAATAGTACCAGAGGAACTATCACAGCAGCTAATACTATGTGGGTTAGCAATATAAAATAGTAAACCATTTTAATAGTACCTTCCCCGCCAAAAGGAGTAGGTGCTACCTGATAATGGTACAACACATAAGATACCAAAAAGCAGATAGACAATACAAAAGCAGTAGTCATGGCAAACCGATGGTACCTTCTGTTCTGCTGTTTAATAAAGTAATACCCTACTACCAGCGCTACCGCCGTCAATGAATTGATTACTGCGTGCAGTTGAGGCAAAAAGGATACATCAATGTCACCTAACTTGCCCGTTTGCGGCATGAACAACAGAAAGGTAACCAGTAATGGTACCACCACTGATAAGATGGCAATCAAAACCAGGTACTTGGTATCCTTCTTGGGAAGAGAGGTATTGTCCATTGTGCTATTTCTTATACTCGTTTAATAGTACGTTCATTTCAGTGATCAACCTATCAACTTCGTCTGCCTTGGCACCATCATAGATGCCCCGTATGTGCCGGTTCTTATCTATAAGATACAGTTGATCAAGGCGTGCGTCAGGTCCTTTCCCAGCAGCAGAAGTACTATCCAACGGAGAAAACGATTGAATAAAGGCAGGAGAACCAGTAAGAAAAACCCAGTGTGCGGGATTGGCCCTAAAGCTCTTGGCGTATTGCTCTATGTCTTTTACCTGATCTTTTTCCGGCTGAAGGGAAAAAGAGATAATCATTACCTCTGGGTAGGCATAAAAAGCATCCTGGACCCGGGTAAGTTGAGTGCTCACTTGCTTGCAGATTCCCTGGCAGGAAGCGTCAAAGAAGTGCGCCACATAGATTTTATCCTGAAGATTCTTGTGAGAGAAGGAGGCGCCAGTTTGGGAAGTAAGTTGAAAGGCAGGCACCTGGTAAAAGATAGTATCTGCCTTCATCTGGCCGTCTTTCATGGTAGAAATCACCTTGGCCGGAAAATAAGTTCGGAGTGAAAAAGTATTCACTCCGAACATTTTAAGAAACAAAAACACTAGTACGGGTACTAAAAGCAAGGTACCCAATACCAGGGTCTTTTTTGGGCTCATCTATTTGAAGTAATTGAAGACAGACTCTCCGTAGAAAGTACCCTCTACCAATAAAGCAACCAATAACCAGATTAATAATACAGAAGGAACCAGAACAGCCCAAATAAGGCCTTTGGTCTCATGCTTTAAGTGCATAAATTCCCCCACTATATAAAATGCTTTAAAGATGGTAAGCACAATAAAGATGGAGTTACGGAAGGTACCTGGGTCCATCAAGAACGCAAAGGCAAATTCTACTGCCGTAAGCGCGCAAAGGATGAAGAAGGTCTTCCAGATAACTGCGGTTTGTGCCTTAGGTAGTTCACCTGTCTGCTCAAACTCATTGTGGTGTGAATGTGAAGCCATATCCGTTTAAAATATCAAATCAAACAATTAAACCAGGTAGAAGAAGGTAAACACAAACACCCATACCAAGTCTACAAAGTGCCAGTAAAGGCCTACTTTTTCCACCATTTCATAGTGACCTCTTCTTTGGTACACGCCGTTCACGGTGTTAATGAAGATCATGAGCAGCAAGACCACTCCACTAAATACGTGAGTACCATGGAAACCCGTGATAAAGAAAAACAAGTCAGCGAACAAAGGAGGTCCGTACTGGTTTACCACCAGGTTGGCCCCATGTACTACAGAACCATCTGCCAGAATCCTGCCTTCTTCTGTACCGGCAATAAAGTGACTCCACTCCCATGCCTGGCAACCCAAGAACATGCTACCAAAAAGAATAGTCCACAATAACCACTTCT
The nucleotide sequence above comes from Nibribacter ruber. Encoded proteins:
- a CDS encoding DUF983 domain-containing protein; amino-acid sequence: MALEHLQAALAMKCPQCHQGPLFTHSAANLSKFDQMPEHCPVCGLRYERELGFYWGAMYMSYGLSVGIVVTVGLLLYHVFNDPPTWVYLTAVATIITVFTPILFRYGRVMMLYFFGSVSFDVKYRKP
- a CDS encoding DUF420 domain-containing protein, translated to MDNTSLPKKDTKYLVLIAILSVVVPLLVTFLLFMPQTGKLGDIDVSFLPQLHAVINSLTAVALVVGYYFIKQQNRRYHRFAMTTAFVLSICFLVSYVLYHYQVAPTPFGGEGTIKMVYYFILLTHIVLAAVIVPLVLLSVYFALSKQYQKHKKVSRWTFPLWLYVSITGVLVYILISPYYPQ
- a CDS encoding SCO family protein is translated as MSPKKTLVLGTLLLVPVLVFLFLKMFGVNTFSLRTYFPAKVISTMKDGQMKADTIFYQVPAFQLTSQTGASFSHKNLQDKIYVAHFFDASCQGICKQVSTQLTRVQDAFYAYPEVMIISFSLQPEKDQVKDIEQYAKSFRANPAHWVFLTGSPAFIQSFSPLDSTSAAGKGPDARLDQLYLIDKNRHIRGIYDGAKADEVDRLITEMNVLLNEYKK
- a CDS encoding cytochrome C oxidase subunit IV family protein, with product MASHSHHNEFEQTGELPKAQTAVIWKTFFILCALTAVEFAFAFLMDPGTFRNSIFIVLTIFKAFYIVGEFMHLKHETKGLIWAVLVPSVLLIWLLVALLVEGTFYGESVFNYFK